A genomic window from Accipiter gentilis chromosome 1, bAccGen1.1, whole genome shotgun sequence includes:
- the HSPG2 gene encoding basement membrane-specific heparan sulfate proteoglycan core protein isoform X12: MGPPVPAGLGALLLLGALLGVTRSTRGLAETSFPEDTVADHVGGTRGRRYYEHLSDDEDLVASGDGSGEDGSGITWPPASATHIPVVGLAPTALGPPPAPAGMVVAEPEDDPPLIYFRALVNFTRSIDYSQQLEDPESEEFREVSEAVVDTLESEYYKVPGEQVVSVVFIKELEGDVFVELDVGSEGNGDEAQLGGVLRDLVAAGSIASYLTSPLGFQFRRLGAVTPHPRACTSLEFTCGSGECIAAEYRCDHRPDCHDASDEDGCDHPTRMPPTTARPATTRPVSTVTVAATTPPRRLLTPRPPKPPTGGCQAGEAACTNGRCVPRDYVCDGEPDCADGSDEEACGTPSPCEPNEFKCRNGHCALKLWRCDGENDCGDGSDETDCPTKAPGAACGPAEFRCVASGSCIRASYQCDREPDCPDRSDEVGCVPPQVVTLPRESVRAVPGQTVTFTCVATGVPTPIITWRLNWGHTPSSHRVSIVSEAGQGTLTIRDVKEADQGAYTCEAINTLGMVFGIPDSILTVTRPGPCPEGHFQVTGTSRCLPCFCFGVTTACRATARHRHRLHLRFDRPDDFKGVNVTVPAAPSPPVLSATQLHVDVGAEEFQLLDLSRRFLALDAFWALPDAFLGDKVDAYGGALSYGVRYRLGRGPPEPTTHPDVVLRGHGRQLRARTGATRPDVLNRRHVPFTEDHWEDEEGAPVSRELLLLVLQGLEGIFIRAVYDGRMASVGLSDVAMDVTSTSDTGLGPAGDVEECRCPVGYAGLSCQRCATRFERVTRGPYLGTCSGCGCHGHSSTCDPVFGHCLNCQHNTEGPQCEKCKPGFFGDATKGTATACHPCPCPYTEPARRFSESCFLDTDGQATCDACAPGYAGRRCERCAPGYEGDPIQPGGKCTPIGQELVKCDTRGGKDEAGGTCRCKPNVRGRLCDACAAGTFHLSAANPEGCLQCFCMGVSRHCASSAWSRHQVLLTAEETSPLSLANLAGTRTISDRARFSSPRELLFASFQELPRDVYYWVLPAPFAGDKVTSYGGELRYTVTHRAPAGAQPLPRQPDILLQGNGILLEHFSDANPPSGVPTTVTVPFRERAWRRADGRDATREHLLMALADIDLFMIRASYSDQPEESRLADVSLDVAVPHATGRPPALEVEDCTCPAGYRGASCQDCDTGYTRSTTGLYLGTCEPCQCHGHASECHPENGICQGCRDHTEGAQCDKCQPGYYGDATRGTPGDCQPCPCHGHHSDTQETKRCFEDKDGQPTCTACAPGHSGRLCERCLPGYVGDPLRGEPCQEPGVPSAQCQCDPRGSIGEGCDADGQCHCKANVEGPSCATCRPHHFHLSASEPAGCLPCFCMGIVQHCGSTAYARGTVRTPFGPGNPQGFALVNRQRSTRVGTGFEVELGIPQPRLTYSRFGELPPDSYYWQLPPPYQGDKVGSYGGRLRYTLTYTPGGQGAPLPDVDIQITGNDITLVAYQPDLPPRTPQAFEIIFREQYWQRPDGQPATREHLLMALADLDEILIRATYSTSTAASSIADVAMDMAVPPQPGLPPAPEVEECRCPPGYHGLSCQDCAPGYTRTGGGLYLGHCELCECNGHSESCHPESGVCSGCLHNTAGDFCDQCAPGFYGDATAGTPEDCQPCACPLPYPENQFSRTCESLGGGGYRCTACEPGYAGQYCERCAPGYTGDPTARGQACVPVGSPLPLAVRIHPPRTTVAQGSAVTLRCQASGDPPFYYHWTREDGRPLPEGAQSRRQGEELHFASIQPSEAGVYVCSCRNLRHSNTSRAEVIVTETPGKPITVTVEEKRVQRVKPGADVTFVCTAKSKSPAYTLVWTRQNHGTLPAGAVDFNGILTLRNVRPEDAGVYVCTGSNMLDMDEGTATLYVQAPSKTQMFYGPVEFMEGHRPAGTAAAPTAAVEPAQLSVAPGQPAEFRCVVAGNPPPTLEWLGTLPPRAVVHGGTLRFSAVEPTDEGHYACRARSSAGQHTARAFLHVQAAGTPRVQVSPERTEVQEGSTVRLYCRVSGSPTATITWEKQGGTLPPQSRSEHADIATLVIPTVTAADGGIYLCVGTSAAGTARAAIEVAVVPGTAPPIRIESSSPSVTEGQTLDLDCLVAGSGPATVTWYKRGGSLPAGHQVSGSRLRVPHVTAADSGEYVCRASLGTTVREASVIVTVVAGSGSSYGPPASGVPVRIEASSSTVAEGQSLDLNCVVAGQGQATVTWYKRGGSLPAKHQVSGSRLRLLQVTAADSGEYVCRVTSGATSKETAVMVTIQPSGASAYPPSSTTPLRIESPSSAVAEGQTLDLNCVIASPAQATITWYKRGGSLPAKHQVSGSRLRLSQLSVADSGEYVCRADTGSVSREATITVTVTSRDSSSYRLQSPIISIDPHSMAVAPGEDATFKCRVHDGARPVNVTWRMGPGQHLQDNVKISSNGSVISITGAHVGNQGAYHCVASNRFGVASSVVNLLVQGAPTVSVMPPGPVTVKEGKSLSLECLGRGEPRPLVRWSRLGSRQKVEHQMLLHMDSQAILQLSPAKPEHAGTYVCTAHSALGSAQARVDVNVETEQRHPGAPEVTAPPAVTVVAGDTATLHCTARGEPAPRIEWSKLRAPLPWQHRVVNGSLVIPRVAQQDSGQYICNASSPAGFAEVFITLDVETPPYATSLPEDTAVRAGDALQVQCLAHGTPPLVYTWDKINGSLSARAIYRAGLLRISPALPADAGTYRCLVTNRVGTAETFARVAVHGDAGDSGDAGSGPLTVRVTPGSLVKGVGGTAEFACTVSGDPRAHLEWLKDGGELPPTHSVRDGVLRIPELAWGAQGVYVCRASAPGGQAEDRATLTVQGGHPKTPLSPLQALPRALINIRTAVQTVLAGTAVELECLGLGEPRPHVTWSKVGGRIRPGVLVRAGTLTIERVERADAGQYRCTAANSVGTVQSHVILHVQAAPQIAGQPEVKEVSVGSVAVLPCLASGFPVPEITWSKLEGELPAGARAEGNVLTLPAVRHEDAGVYACAAANHRGQETAYYVLKVRERLVPYFGQTPRSFLPLPTIKDAYKRFEILITFRPDAADGLLLYNGQRKNSGADFISFGLVGGRPEFRFDAGSGMATIRHPTPLRLGEYHTVRLLRNLTRGSLALDGHPPVNGTSQGKFQGLDLNEELYLGGYPDFSTVAKTGLSRGFMGCVRQLRIQGEEVAFGDMDLQAHGVTSCPTCQDRPCQNGGVCQDAESGTYVCRCPHGFTGSNCEYSQALHCHPEACGADATCVNRPDGQGYTCRCHLGKAGERCTEGEAVSVPSFGEAGAFVSYPPLTNVHHELRVEAEFLPLAPNGLLLFSAGKAAPVEDFVALAMAGGHLEFRYELGSGLAVLRSTEPVTLGRWHRVTAERVHKDGTLVVDDAAPVKRSSPGKSQGLNLRTPLYLGGTEPPLRPPTNASFRGCIGEVSINGKKVDLSYSFLRSRGVGQCGQSSPCLQAACLHGGRCLPLPAGSPGSPAYRCLCPPGFSGPRCEREEDRCLHHNPCLHGGTCKGNACLCPQGYTGPYCQHSLALAELEQDWQEGSGGGDAPGQFSAAFRDGSYLALPGHLFPRGPPEAPETIELELRTGSADGLLLWHGAEPGEGGKAKDFIGLGLKDGHLVFSYQLGSGEASIVSEDPINDGEWHRVTVTREGRHGRLQVDGEEPVSGESPGANVMANTQGSIYVGGAPDPRSLTAGKFTSGITGCLRGLALAPAGTPRHPIDLRHGAVGGSPAPPCPS, translated from the exons CGCCGAATACCGCTGCGACCACCGGCCCGATTGCCACGACGCCTCTGACGAGGACGGCTGTG aCCACCCGACACGGATGCCCCCCACCACCGCCCGCCCCGCCACCACCCGCCCGGTGAGCACCGTCACCGTCGCCGCCACCACCCCGCCGCGTCGCCTGCTCACCCCGCGCCCCCCCAAACCGCCGACGGGTGGGTGCCAAGCGGGCGAAGCCGCCTGCACCAACGGGCGCTGCGTCCCCCGCGATTACGTCTGTGACGGCGAGCCCGACTGCGCCGACGGCAGCGACGAGGAAGCTTGCG GCACCCCCTCGCCCTGCGAACCCAACGAGTTCAAGTGCCGCAACGGGCACTGCGCCCTCAAGCTTTGGCGTTGCGACGGCGAGAATGATTGCGGGGACGGCTCCGACGAGACCGATTGCC CCACCAAAGCGCCCGGTGCGGCGTGCGGGCCGGCAGAGTTTCGGTGCGTGGCGAGCGGGAGCTGCATCCGTGCCAGCTACCAATGCGACCGCGAACCCGACTGTCCCGACCGCTCCGATGAGGTCGGCTGCG TGCCCCCGCAGGTGGTGACGCTCCCCCGGGAGTCGGTGCGGGCGGTGCCGGGGCAGACGGTCACCTTCACCTGCGTGGCCACCGGCGTCCCCACCCCCATCATCACCTGGCGCCTCAACTGGGGCCACACCCCCAGCAGCCACAG GGTGTCGATCGTAAGCGAGGCCGGGCAGGGCACGCTGACCATCCGGGACGTGAAAGAAGCCGACCAAGGCGCCTACACCTGTGAAGCCATCAACACCCTCGGCATGGTCTTTGGCATCCCCGACAGCATCCTCACCGTCACCCGCCCTG GACCGTGCCCTGAGGGCCACTTCCAGGTGACGGGGACAtcccgctgcctgccctgcttctGCTTCGGTGTCACCACCGCTTGCCGTGCCACTGCTCGGcaccgccaccgcctccacctcCGCTTCGACCGCCCCGACGACTTCAAGG GCGTCAACGTGACGGTGCCGGCCGCGCCATCCCCGCCGGTGCTTTCGGCCACCCAGCTCCATGTGGATGTGGGTGCCGAGGAATTCCAGCTCCTGGATCTGTCCCGCCGCTTCCTGGCCCTCGATGCCTTCTGGGCGCTGCCAGATGCCTTCCTTGGGGACAAG GTGGATGCCTACGGGGGAGCACTGAGTTACGGGGTACGGTACCGCCTGGGGCGGGGACCCCCTGAGCCCACCACCCACCCCGACGTGGTGCTGCGGGGCCACGGGCGGCAGCTGCGGGCGCGCACCGGAGCCACCCGGCCCGATGTCCTCAACCGGCGGCATGTGCCCTTCACCGAG GACCactgggaggatgaggagggtgccCCAGTAAgccgggagctgctgctgctggtactGCAGGGGCTGGAGGGCATCTTCATCCGGGCGGTCTACGACGGGCGCATGGCTAGTGTGGGGCTCAGCGACGTGGCCATGGATGTCACCAGCACCAGTGACACCGGCCTGGGGCCAGCCGGGGACGTCGAGGAGTGCAG GTGCCCCGTGGGCTACGCGGGGCTGTCATGCCAGCGATGTGCAACCCGCTTCGAGCGGGTGACAAGGGGACCCTACTTGGGGACCTGCTCCGGTTGCGGCTGCCATGGCCACTCCAGCACCTGCGACCCCGTTTTTGGGCACTGCCTG aACTGCCAGCACAACACGGAGGGTCCCCAGTGCGAGAAGTGCAAACCTGGCTTCTTCggtgatgccaccaagggcacgGCCACTGCCTGTCACCCTTGTCCCTGTCCTTACACCGAGCCAGCTCGCAG GTTTTCGGAATCATGCTTTTTGGACACGGATGGCCAAGCCACCTGCGACGCCTGCGCACCCGGTTACGCCGGCCGCCGCTGCGAGAG GTGTGCCCCGGGCTACGAGGGAGACCCCATCCAGCCAGGTGGCAAGTGTACCCCAATTG GCCAGGAGCTCGTCAAGTGCGACACCCGTGGGGGCAAGGATGAGGCCGGCGGGACGTGCCGCTGCAAG CCCAACGTGCGGGGGCGGCTGTGCGATGCCTGTGCCGCCGGCACCTTCCACCTGAGCGCAGCCAACCCTGAGGGCTGCCTGCAGTGCTTCTGCATGGGTGTCTCACGGCACTGCGCCAGCTCCGCGTGGAGCCGCCACCAG GTCCTCCTCACCGCCGAGGAGACATCGCCGCTGAGCCTGGCCAACCTGGCTGGCACACGGACCATCAGTGACCGTGCCCGCTTCTCCTCCCCAAGGGAGCTGCTCTTCGCCTCCTTCCAGGAGCTGCCCCGTGACGTCTACTACTGGGTGCTGCCCGCACCCTTCGCCGGGGACAAG GTGACATCGTACGGTGGTGAGCTGCGCTACACGGTGACGCACCGGGCACCAGCAGGCGCCCAACCTTTGCCACGCCAGCCCGACATCCTGCTGCAGGGCAATGGCATACTCCTGGAGCACTTCTCTGATGCCAACCCCCCATCTGGCGTCCCCACCACCGTCACCGTGCCCTTCCGTGAA CGTGCCTGGCGCCGAGCGGATGGACGCGATGCCACCCGTGAGCATCTCCTGATGGCTTTGGCCGACATCGACCTCTTCATGATCCGGGCGTCCTACTCGGATCAACCGGAGGAGAGCAG ACTAGCTGATGTCAGCCTGGACGTGGCAGTGCCACACGCCACCGGCCGCCCGCCAGCACTGGAGGTGGAGGATTGCACCTGCCCAGCCGGCTACCGCGGTGCCTCCTGCCAG GACTGTGACACCGGCTACACCCGCAGCACCACCGGGCTCTACCTGGGCACCTGCGAGCCGTGCCAGTGCCACGGCCATGCCAGCGAGTGCCACCCTGAGAATGGCATCTGCCAG GGCTGCCGGGATCACACGGAGGGCGCCCAATGTGACAAATGCCAACCCGGCTACTACGGCGATGCTACCCGGGGCACCCCGGGCGActgccagccctgtccctgccatGGGCACCACAGTGACACCCA GGAGACCAAGAGGTGCTTCGAGGACAAGGACGGACAGCCCACCTGCACCGCATGCGCCCCTGGACACAGCGGGCGTCTCTGCGAGAG GTGCTTGCCTGGGTATGTGGGGGACCCGCTGCGGGGAGAGCCGTGCCAAG AGCCGGGCGTCCCCAGTGCGCAGTGCCAGTGCGACCCGCGCGGCAGCATCGGTGAGGGCTGCGACGCCGACGGGCAGTGCCACTGCAAG gcCAACGTGGAGGGTCCCAGCTGTGCCACCTGCCGTCCCCACCATTTCCACCTGAGTGCCAGTGAGCCGgctggctgcctgccctgcttcTGCATGGGCATCGTCCAGCACTGTGGCAGCACCGCCTACGCCCGCGGCACC GTCCGGACGCCCTTCGGTCCCGGTAATCCCCAGGGATTTGCCTTGGTGAACCGGCAGCGCAGCACCCGGGTGGGCACCGGCTTCGAGGTGGAGCTGGGCATCCCCCAACCCCGCTTGACCTACAGCCGTTTTGGGGAGCTGCCTCCCGACTCCTACTactggcagctgcctccccccTACCAGGGGGACAAG GTGGGCTCCTATGGTGGGCGCCTCCGCTACACCCTGACCTACACCCCAGGGGGGCAGGGAGCCCCCCTGCCTGACGTCGACATCCAGATCACG GGCAACGACATCACGCTGGTGGCATACCAGCCCGACCTGCCCCCGCGGACCCCCCAGGCCTTCGAGATCATTTTTCGGGAG caatACTGGCAGCGGCCGGACGGGCAACCGGCAACACGGGAGCATCTCCTGATGGCTTTGGCCGACCTGGATGAGATCCTCATCCGAGCCACCTACTCCACCAGCACGGCCGCATCCAGCATCGCCGACGTCGCCATGGATATGGCCGTGCCCCCCCAACCtggcctccccccagcccctgaAGTGGAGGAATGCCGCTGCCCCCCCGGCTACCACGGGCTGTCCTGCCAG gatTGTGCGCCTGGTTACACCCGTACCGGGGGGGGGCTGTACCTGGGGCACTGCGAGCTCTGTGAGTGCAACGGGCATTCGGAGAGCTGCCACCCCGAGAGCGGCGTCTGCTCT ggATGCTTGCACAACACGGCAGGGGACTTCTGTGACCAGTGTGCCCCCGGTTTCTACGGGGATGCCACCGCCGGTACCCCCGAGGACTGCCAGCCCTGCGCCTGTCCCCTCCCGTACCCTGAAAACCA GTTCTCCAGGACCTGCGAGAGTTTGGGAGGCGGTGGGTACCGCTGCACCGCCTGCGAGCCGGGCTACGCCGGGCAGTACTGCGAGCG CTGCGCGCCTGGCTACACGGGTGACCCCACGGCACGTGGGCAGGCGTGCGTCCCGGTGGGCTCCCCACTCCCGCTGGCTGTCCGCATCCACCCACCACGCACCACAGTGGCACAGGGCAGCGCCGTCACCCTGCGGTGCCAGGCCAGCGGTGACCCCCCCTTCTATTACCACTGGACGCGAGAAGATGGGCGACCCCTCCCCGAAGGTGCCCAGAGCCGGCGACAAG GCGAGGAGCTGCACTTCGCCAGCATCCAGCCCTCTGAAGCCGGCGTCTACGTCTGCTCCTGCCGCAACCTACGGCACAGCAACACCAGCCGCGCTGAGGTCATTGTCACTG AGACCCCCGGCAAACCCATCACCGTCACCGTGGAGGAGAAGCGGGTGCAGCGGGTGAAGCCTGGGGCCGATGTCACCTTCGTCTGCACTGCCAAGAGCAAG TCACCTGCCTACACCCTGGTATGGACACGGCAGAACCATGGGACGTTGCCAGCCGGCGCCGTGGACTTCAACGGCATCCTCACCCTGCGCAACGTGCGGCCCGAGGACGCCGGTGTCTACGTCTGCACTGGCTCCAACATGCTGGACATGGACGAGGGCACCGCCACGCTCTACGTCCAGG CCCCCTCAAAGACTCAGATGTTTTATGGACCCGTTGAGTTTATGGAGGGGCACAGACCAG ccggcaccgccgccgcccccaccGCCGCCGTGGAGCCGGCACAGCTGAGTGTAGCACCGGGGCAGCCGGCCGAGTTTCGCTGCGTGGTTGCCGGtaaccccccacccaccctcgaGTGGCTCG GCACGCTGCCGCCGCGGGCGGTGGTCCATGGTGGGACGCTGCGTTTCAGTGCCGTTGAGCCCACTGATGAGGGGCACTACGCGTGTCGGGCACGCAGCAGTGCCGGGCAGCACACGGCGCGGGCCTTCCTCCATGTACAAG CTGCTGGCACACCCCGGGTGCAGGTGAGCCCGGAGCGGACGGAGGTGCAGGAGGGCTCCACAGTGCGACTCTACTGCCGGGTCTCAGGGTCACCCACCGCCACCATCACCTGGGAGAAGCAGGGGGGCACCCTACCACCGCAG TCCCGCTCTGAGCATGCTGACATCGCCACGCTGGTCATCCCCACTGTGACAGCAGCCGACGGTGGCATCTACCTCTGCGTGGGCACCAGCGCCGCTGGCACGGCCCGCGCTGCCATCGAGGTGGCAGTGGTGCCAG GGACAGCACCGCCCATCCGCATTGAGTCCTCGTCCCCATCTGTCACCGAGGGACAGACCCTGGACCTTGACTGCCTggtggcaggatctggccccgCCACCGTGACGTGGTATAAGCGCGgtggctccctgcctgctggccACCAG GTTTCGGGGTCCCGGCTCCGTGTCCCCCATGTCACGGCGGCCGATTCAGGGGAGTACGTGTGCCGGGCAAGCTTGGGGACCACCGTGCGTGAGGCGTCTGTCATTGTCACCGTCGTGGCTGGATCCGGCTCATCCTACG GGCCACCAGCTTCAGGTGTCCCTGTCCGGATCGAGGCGTCCTCATCCACTGTGGCCGAGGGACAGAGCCTGGACCTCAACTGCGTGGTGGCTGGGCAGGGACAGGCCACCGTCACCTGGTACAAGCGGGGGGGGTCCCTTCCAGCCAAGCACCAG GTGTCTGGTTCCCGGCTGCGACTGCTGCAGGTGACAGCGGCTGATTCGGGCGAGTACGTGTGCCGAGTTACCAGTGGGGCCACCAGCAAGGAAACCGCTGTCATGGTGACAATCCAGCCCAGCGGGGCCAGCGCCTACC CCCCGAGCAGCACAACCCCCCTGCGCATCGAGTCCCCATCCTCCGCCGTGGCTGAGGGCCAGACCTTGGATCTCAACTGTGTCATCGCCAGCCCCGCACAGGCCACCATCACCTGGTACAAGCGTGGGGGGTCCCTCCCAGCCAAGCACCAG GTATCGGGGTCCCGCCTGCGGCTGTCACAGCTCTCAGTGGCCGATTCGGGGGAGTATGTGTGCCGGGCAGACACAGGCAGCGTCTCCCGCGAGGCCACCATCACTGTCACCGTCACCTCCCGTGACAGCTCCAGCTACC GTCTGCAGAGCCCCATCATCTCCATTGACCCACACAGCATGGCAGTGGCACCAGGCGAGGATGCCACCTTCAAGTGCCGCGTCCATGACGGCGCCCGGCCTGTCAACGTCACTTGGCGGATGGGACCTGGCCAACATCTCCAAG ACAATGTGAAGATCAGCTCCAATGGCTCGGTCATCTCCATCACCGGTGCCCACGTGGGCAACCAGGGTGCCTACCACTGCGTGGCCTCCAACCGCTTTGGTGTCGCCAGCAGCGTCGTCAACCTCCTGGTGCAAG gtGCCCCCACGGTGTCGGTGATGCCACCGGGCCCCGTGACAGTGAAGGAGGGCAAATCTCTCAGCCTGGAGTGCCTTGGCCGGGGTGAACCACGGCCACTGGTGCGGTGGAGCCGGCTGGGCTCCCGGCAGAAGGTGGAACATCAAATGCTGCTGCACATGGACAGCCAGGCCATCCTGCAG CTCTCACCGGCCAAGCCAGAGCACGCTGGGACCTATGTCTGCACGGCACACAGCGCCTTGGGTTCAGCACAAGCCCGGGTGGATGTCAATGTGGAGACGGAACAGCGGCACCCTGGTGCCCCCGAGGTCACCGCGCCACCCGCTGTCACCGTGGTGGCCGGGGACACTGCCACGCTGCACTGCACAGCCAGAG GTGAGCCGGCGCCCCGGATCGAGTGGTCAAAGCTGCGGGcacccctgccctggcagcaccgGGTGGTGAACGGCAGCTTGGTCATCCCGCGCGTTGCACAGCAGGACTCGGGCCAGTACATCTGCAATGCCAGCAGCCCCGCTGGCTTCGCTGAGGTCTTCATCACCCTCGACGTGGAGA CACCACCATATGCCACCAGCCTGCCGGAGGACACCGCGGTGCGTGCCGGTGACGCGCTGCAGGTGCAGTGCCTGGCCCATGGCACCCCGCCGCTGGTCTACACTTGGGATAAGATCAATGGCAGCCTCTCGGCACGCGCCATCTACCGCGCCGGCCTCCTCCGCATCAGCCCAGCCTTGCCCGCCGATGCCGGCACCTACCGCTGCCTTGTTACCAACCGCGTCGGCACCGCCGAGACCTTCGCACGCGTGGCTGTCCATG GTGATGCTGGTGACAGTGGGGACGCTGGCAGTGGTCCCTTGACAGTACGGGTGACACCAGGGAGCCTCGTCAAGGGGGTGGGTGGCACCGCCGAATTCGCCTGCACTGTCTCGGGGGACCCCAGGGCACATCTGGAGTGGCTGAAGGATGGCGGGGAGCTACCCCCCACCCACAGCGTGCGGGACGGGGTGCTGCG GATACCGGAGCTGGcgtggggggcacagggggtgtACGTGTGCCGGGCCAGCGCCCCAGGCGGGCAGGCGGAGGACAGGGCCACCCTCACCGTCCAGG gggggcaccccaaaaccccactgTCCCCCCTCCAAGCTCTCCCCAGGGCCCTGATCAACATCCGGACAGCAGTGCAGACAGTGCTGGCAGGGACGGCGGTGGAGCTGGAGTGTCTGGGCTTGGGTGAACCCCGTCCCCACGTCACCTGGAGTAAAGTGGGGGGCCGTATCCGACCCGGGGTGCTGGTCCGCGCCGGCACCCTCACTATTGAACGGGTAGAACGGGCAGATGCCGGGCAGTACCGCTGCACTGCCGCCAACAGCGTGGGCACCGTCCAGTCCCACGTCATCCTCCACGTGCAAG CCGCCCCCCAAATCGCCGGGCAGCCAGAGGTGAAGGAGGTCTCGGTGGGTTCGGTAGCTGTTTTGCCCTGCTTGGCATCCGGCTTCCCGGTGCCAGAGATCACCTGGAGTAAG CTGGAAGGGGAGCTGCCAGCAGGTGCCAGGGCAGAAGGGAACGTCCTGACCCTGCCGGCCGTGCGCCATGAGGACGCCGGCGTCTACGCCTGCGCCGCAGCCAACCACCGCGGCCAGGAAACGGCTTACTATGTCCTTAAGGTCCGAG agcGCCTGGTCCCCTATTTTGGGCAGACGCcccgctccttcctccccctgcccaccaTCAAGGATGCTTACAAAAGGTTCGAGATCCTCATCACCTTCCGACCTGACGCTGCTGACG GGCTTCTCCTCTACAATGGGCAGCGGAAAAACAGCGGTGCCGACTTCATCTCTTTCGGTTTGGTGGGTGGCCGCCCCGAATTTAG GTTTGATGCTGGTTCGGGCATGGCCACCATCCGGCATCCGACGCCCCTGCGGTTGGGCGAGTACCACACTGTCCGTCTCCTCCGCAATCTCACCCGGGGTTCGCTGGCGCTGGACGGGCACCCCCCAGTTAACGGGACCTCCCag GGGAAGTTTCAAGGGCTGGATCTGAACGAGGAGCTGTACCTGGGGGGGTACCCCGATTTCAGTACCGTGGCTAAGACAGGGCTCAGCCGTGGTTTTATGG GCTGCGTACGCCAGCTCCGCATCCAAGGGGAGGAGGTGGCCTTTGGGGACATGGACCTGCAGGCGCACGGTGTCACCAGTTGTCCCACTTGCCAGGACCGGCCGTGCCAG AATGGTGGCGTGTGCCAGGACGCCGAGAGTGGCACCTACGTCTGCCGTTGTCCCCACGGCTTCACCGGCAGCAACTGCGAGTACTCACAGGCTTTGCATTGTCACCCAG AGGCGTGCGGGGCTGATGCCACCTGTGTCAACCGGCCAGACGGGCAGGGCTATACCTGCCGCTGCCACCTgggcaaggctggggagaggtgcACCGAGG GTGAGGCAGTGAGCGTGCCATCCTTCGGTGAGGCGGGTGCCTTCGTCTCCTACCCGCCCCTCACCAACGTCCACCACGAGCTGCGAGTGGAGGCCGAGTTCCTGCCGCTGGCACCCAACGGGCTCCTGCTCTTCAGCGCTGGCAAAGCTGCCCCCGTTGAGGACTTTGTCGCCTTGGCCATGGCTGGTGGCCACCTTGAGTTCCGCTACGAGCTGGGCTCAG GCCTGGCAGTTCTCCGCAGCACGGAGCCGGTGACGCTTGGCCGCTGGCACCGGGTGACGGCCGAGCGGGTTCACAAGGATGGGACGTTGGTGGTGGATGACGCCGCCCCGGTGAAACGCTCTTCGCCCGGCAAGAGTCAAGGTCTCAACCTACGCACCCCCCTTTATTTGGGGGGCACTGAACCCCCCCTGCGCCCCCCAACCAACGCCTCCTTCCGGGGCTGCATTGGAGAG GTCTCCATCAATGGGAAGAAGGTGGATTTGTCCTACAGCTTTCTGCGGAGCCGGGGCGTGGGGCAGTGCGGGCAGAGCTCgccctgcctgcaggctgcctgcctgcacGGGGGtcgctgcctgcccctgcctgcaggcagccccggcagccctgCCTACCGCTGCCTCTGCCCACCCGGCTTCAGCG ggcCACGCTGCGAGCGGGAGGAGGACCGCTGCCTGCACCACAACCCCTGCCTGCACGGTGGCACCTGCAAGGGCAACGCCTGCCTCTGCCCGCAGGGCTACACCGGTCCCTACTGCCAGCACA GCTTGGCGCTAGCggagctggagcaggactggcagGAAGGCAGCGGGGGCGGCG ACGCCCCAGGACAGTTCAGCGCCGCTTTCCGGGACGGCTCCTACCTGGCCCTGCCCGGTCACCTCTTTCCCCGTGG CCCACCCGAGGCGCCCGAGACCATCGAGCTGGAGCTGCGGACGGGCAGCGCCGACGGGCTGCTGCTGTGGCACGGGGCG GAGCCCGGTGAGGGTGGCAAAGCCAAAGACTTCATCGGCCTCGGCTTGAAggatgggcacctggtgttcag CTACCAGCTGGGCAGCGGTGAGGCCAGCATCGTCTCCGAAGACCCCATCAACGACGGCGAGTGGCACCGGGTGACGGTGACGAG GGAGGGCCGGCACGGGCGGCTGCAGGTGGATGGGGAAGAGCCGGTGAGCGGGGAGTCACCAGGAGCCAACGTTATGGCCAACACCCAGGGCAGCATCTACGTGG GCGGCGCCCCGGACCCCCGCAGCCTGACGGCCGGCAAATTCACCTCCGGCATCACTGGGTGCCTGCGGGGGCTGGCGCTGGCGCCCGCCGGGACCCCCCGGCACCCCATCGACCTGCGGCACGGTGCAGTGGGgggctcccccgcccccccctgcccctcctaA